A DNA window from Sporosarcina sp. ANT_H38 contains the following coding sequences:
- a CDS encoding putative quinol monooxygenase — protein sequence MFIIHAHLQVKPDQEQAFLEEAKILLQATRAEKGNISYDLMKSTEQECHYTMVEIWKDIEATATHNTSEHFTAFTKKAPAFMAAPMDLKVFSGEPVQA from the coding sequence ATGTTTATTATTCACGCACACCTTCAAGTAAAACCAGACCAAGAACAAGCATTCTTGGAAGAAGCCAAAATACTTCTTCAAGCAACAAGAGCTGAAAAAGGTAACATTAGCTACGATTTGATGAAATCTACTGAACAAGAATGCCATTACACAATGGTTGAAATCTGGAAAGATATAGAGGCTACTGCAACCCATAATACGAGTGAACATTTCACTGCCTTTACTAAAAAAGCTCCAGCCTTCATGGCTGCACCAATGGACCTTAAAGTATTTAGCGGAGAACCTGTACAAGCATAA